In the Deinococcus ficus genome, one interval contains:
- a CDS encoding SDR family NAD(P)-dependent oxidoreductase: MRGPARLLLGAGAALLAARRLRARPYDLSGKVVLITGGSRGLGLALARELTGRGARVALLARDAAELDRAVQDVRARGGQAIRVVADVTDAASLERAVQATVAHYGQLDVVVSNAGIIQAGPLTDMTEADFEHIMQVNGFAALRVTRAALPHLKRAGGRVLIVSSVAAKAAIPHLGPYSVSKFASYGLGQALRAELAPHGVTVTTVLPALMRTGSARQVTVRGQFEKEYAVFATLDNVPLLSLDAPRAARQIVGALVRGDSEAMIGGPAHLLRWASALAPGLTADVMALIQRTLPDSTGRPDARRGAQAETPLTRGNPIKQAAERDLNQL; encoded by the coding sequence GTGAGGGGGCCGGCACGGCTGCTGCTGGGGGCCGGCGCGGCCCTCCTGGCGGCGCGGCGTCTGCGGGCCCGGCCGTACGACCTGAGCGGGAAGGTCGTGCTGATCACGGGCGGGTCGCGGGGCCTGGGGCTGGCCCTGGCGCGGGAACTGACCGGCCGGGGCGCGCGGGTGGCGCTGCTGGCCCGGGACGCCGCGGAACTGGACCGGGCGGTGCAGGACGTCCGGGCGCGGGGCGGGCAGGCGATCCGCGTGGTGGCGGACGTGACCGACGCCGCCAGCCTGGAGCGCGCCGTGCAGGCCACGGTGGCCCACTACGGGCAGCTGGACGTGGTGGTCAGCAACGCCGGGATCATCCAGGCCGGGCCGCTGACCGACATGACCGAGGCCGACTTCGAGCACATCATGCAGGTCAACGGCTTCGCCGCTCTGCGCGTGACCCGCGCGGCCCTGCCGCACCTGAAACGCGCGGGGGGCCGGGTGCTGATCGTGTCGTCCGTCGCGGCGAAGGCGGCCATTCCGCACCTGGGGCCCTACAGCGTGAGCAAGTTCGCGTCGTACGGGCTGGGGCAGGCGCTGCGGGCGGAACTGGCGCCGCACGGCGTCACGGTGACCACGGTCCTGCCGGCCCTGATGCGCACCGGCAGCGCCCGGCAGGTCACGGTCAGGGGGCAGTTCGAGAAGGAGTACGCGGTGTTCGCCACGCTGGACAACGTGCCGCTGCTGTCCCTGGACGCCCCCCGCGCCGCCCGGCAGATTGTGGGCGCGCTGGTCCGCGGGGACAGCGAGGCCATGATCGGCGGGCCCGCGCACCTGCTGCGCTGGGCGTCGGCACTGGCGCCGGGGCTCACGGCGGACGTCATGGCCCTGATCCAACGAACCCTGCCGGACTCCACCGGCCGCCCGGACGCCCGGCGCGGCGCGCAGGCCGAGACGCCCCTGACGCGGGGAAACCCCATCAAACAGGCGGCCGAACGCGACCTGAACCAGCTGTAG
- a CDS encoding ABC transporter ATP-binding protein — translation MKLNPGDLLETLRMVWRASPRHTLVYAVTSLTGSALPAANLYVGKLLLDEVARAAQGNVTYAALLTLLAVQVGLTVLGSLLSTFQSAAQQLLGDSLQHAVSRRILDKAAGMSVESFENADTYDKLQQAYREVGTRPLGVALQLIGLIGAVVTLVSVGALIAQLGVWVLPLILLASLPGVWVSNRFGVENYRMLRWQTHDARVQNYLGSLLTSDTLVKEVRLFGFEPYLLSRWREYYLGFRRQLEDIVRRRAAWGFGASLVSALLIGLASALILRRAADGMISVGDFSVFILGIAQVQGTVSGFLNGLSGIYQNLLYMRNLFGFLELPDRDLDAGEVWKGPIHTIEFEGVGFRYPLTDRDVLNGVNFTVRRGQALALVGENGAGKTTIVKLLTRLFEPTAGRILLNGLDATRFSPRSVQREMSIIFQDFGQYQMTVQDNVAIAEVARLEDVAGVEQAIGRAGAAYVDTLPEGLGTRLGRLFQGGRQLSGGQWQRLALARLYFRDASVLVFDEPTAALDARAEFETMEALRGQARERITFLISHRFSTVRLADFIIVLEGGVVTEAGSHAELLARDGKYAALYHLQASGYASDAARPEPAGAGPKP, via the coding sequence GTGAAGTTGAATCCTGGGGACTTGCTGGAGACGCTGCGGATGGTGTGGCGGGCCAGTCCGCGGCACACGCTGGTGTACGCGGTGACCAGCCTGACCGGGAGTGCGTTGCCGGCCGCGAACCTGTACGTGGGCAAGTTGCTGCTGGATGAGGTGGCGCGGGCGGCGCAGGGGAACGTGACGTACGCAGCTCTGTTGACGCTGCTGGCGGTGCAGGTGGGTCTGACGGTGCTGGGGAGTCTGCTCTCGACGTTTCAGTCGGCGGCGCAGCAGCTGCTGGGGGACAGCTTGCAGCATGCGGTGAGCCGCCGGATTCTGGATAAGGCGGCGGGCATGAGCGTGGAGTCCTTTGAGAACGCGGACACGTACGACAAGTTGCAGCAGGCGTACCGGGAGGTGGGCACGCGGCCGTTGGGCGTGGCGTTGCAGCTGATCGGGCTGATCGGGGCGGTGGTGACGCTGGTGTCGGTGGGGGCGCTGATCGCGCAGTTGGGTGTGTGGGTGCTGCCGCTGATCTTGCTGGCGAGCCTGCCGGGCGTGTGGGTGAGTAACCGGTTCGGGGTGGAGAACTACCGGATGCTGCGCTGGCAGACGCATGACGCTCGGGTGCAGAACTACCTGGGAAGTCTGCTGACGTCGGACACGCTGGTGAAGGAGGTGCGGCTGTTCGGGTTCGAGCCGTACCTGCTGTCGCGCTGGCGGGAGTACTACCTGGGGTTCCGGCGGCAGCTGGAGGACATCGTGCGCCGCCGGGCGGCGTGGGGGTTCGGGGCGTCGCTGGTGTCGGCTCTGCTGATCGGGCTGGCGAGCGCCCTGATTTTGCGGCGCGCGGCGGACGGAATGATCAGCGTGGGGGATTTCAGTGTGTTCATTCTGGGGATCGCGCAGGTGCAGGGGACGGTATCGGGGTTTCTGAACGGCCTGAGCGGCATCTATCAGAACCTGCTGTACATGCGGAACCTGTTCGGGTTCCTGGAGTTGCCGGACCGGGACCTGGATGCCGGGGAGGTGTGGAAGGGCCCGATTCACACCATCGAGTTCGAGGGGGTGGGGTTCCGGTACCCGCTGACGGACCGGGACGTGCTGAACGGTGTGAACTTCACGGTGCGGCGCGGGCAGGCGCTGGCGCTGGTCGGGGAGAACGGGGCGGGCAAGACGACCATCGTGAAGTTGCTGACGCGGCTGTTCGAGCCGACGGCCGGGCGGATCCTGCTGAACGGGCTGGACGCCACGCGGTTCTCGCCGCGGAGCGTGCAGCGGGAGATGAGCATCATCTTCCAGGATTTCGGGCAGTACCAGATGACCGTGCAGGACAACGTGGCGATTGCAGAGGTGGCGCGGCTGGAGGACGTGGCGGGCGTGGAGCAGGCCATCGGGCGGGCCGGGGCGGCGTACGTGGACACCCTGCCGGAGGGCCTGGGCACGCGCCTGGGGCGGCTGTTCCAGGGGGGCCGGCAGCTGTCGGGCGGGCAGTGGCAGCGCCTGGCGCTGGCGCGGCTGTACTTCCGGGACGCGTCGGTGCTGGTGTTCGACGAGCCGACGGCCGCGCTGGACGCCCGCGCGGAGTTCGAGACGATGGAGGCCCTGCGGGGGCAGGCGCGGGAGCGGATCACGTTCTTGATCTCGCACCGTTTCAGCACGGTGCGGCTGGCGGATTTCATCATCGTGCTGGAAGGCGGGGTGGTCACGGAGGCCGGCAGTCACGCCGAACTGCTCGCCCGGGACGGGAAGTACGCGGCGCTGTACCACCTGCAGGCGAGCGGGTACGCCAGTGACGCGGCCCGGCCGGAGCCGGCTGGGGCGGGGCCGAAACCCTGA
- the tsaE gene encoding tRNA (adenosine(37)-N6)-threonylcarbamoyltransferase complex ATPase subunit type 1 TsaE gives MPAPLPLAPGETRTLTGDQAQRDLGGALAAHLPAGSVLFLEGELGAGKTTLTQGLVGALGFTDAVTSPTYALMHAYPTPQGSVLHVDAYRVRDVNELYEMDLEDLIRTARLTVIEWGEGLYADYPDAPILHLEHLDGRPDERRITRTR, from the coding sequence ATGCCCGCCCCCCTTCCCCTGGCCCCCGGCGAGACCCGCACCCTGACCGGCGACCAAGCCCAGCGCGATCTGGGCGGCGCCCTGGCCGCGCATCTGCCGGCCGGCAGCGTGCTCTTCCTGGAAGGCGAACTCGGCGCGGGCAAGACCACCCTCACGCAGGGCCTGGTGGGGGCGCTGGGATTCACGGACGCCGTGACCAGCCCCACCTACGCCCTGATGCACGCCTACCCCACCCCGCAGGGCAGCGTGCTGCACGTGGACGCCTACCGCGTCCGGGACGTGAACGAACTGTACGAGATGGACCTGGAGGACCTAATCCGCACCGCCCGCCTCACCGTGATCGAGTGGGGCGAGGGGCTCTACGCCGACTACCCGGACGCGCCCATCCTTCACCTGGAGCACCTGGACGGCCGTCCAGACGAGCGCCGCATCACCCGCACACGCTGA
- a CDS encoding CobW family GTP-binding protein: MTSPESVTPAVPDERLPVIVVGGFLGAGKTTLVNHLIRSLPHRLGVIVNEFGAAGVDGSLIERLEEDVQELTAGCLCCTGRDDLLRALVEIALREQKPDAVIVELSGVADPTPVLTTLLDRTVRAAFRVATLVGVVDARHVRRTLTDHPEAGRQLAYANVVVLNKVDLADPAALDHAEALIRSVNPLARVVRVEQGQVDAAALLARRDFDPAVLEDAAPVQHTPGVTSFTLRADRALDPYAWQRFMTSHFLARPAEVLRVKGFLSLHGYPQRVLFQAVRDLFTADAWDAADGRSELVVIGRGLDRAEFEAGFLACRLPDPADLIPD, translated from the coding sequence ATGACGTCTCCTGAGTCCGTGACGCCGGCCGTGCCGGACGAGCGCCTGCCCGTGATCGTGGTGGGCGGGTTTCTCGGGGCGGGGAAGACCACGCTGGTGAATCACCTGATCCGCAGCCTGCCGCACCGGCTGGGCGTGATCGTGAACGAGTTCGGTGCGGCCGGCGTGGACGGCAGCCTGATCGAGCGCCTGGAGGAGGACGTGCAGGAACTCACGGCCGGGTGCCTGTGCTGCACGGGCCGGGACGACCTGCTGCGCGCCCTGGTGGAGATCGCCCTGCGGGAGCAGAAGCCGGACGCGGTGATCGTGGAACTCAGCGGCGTGGCCGATCCCACGCCCGTCCTGACCACGCTGCTGGACCGCACGGTCCGCGCGGCGTTCCGCGTGGCGACCCTGGTGGGCGTGGTGGACGCCCGGCACGTGCGCCGGACACTGACGGACCACCCGGAGGCGGGGCGGCAGCTGGCGTACGCGAACGTGGTCGTGCTGAACAAGGTGGACCTCGCGGACCCGGCGGCGCTGGACCACGCCGAGGCACTGATCCGCAGCGTGAACCCGCTGGCGCGGGTGGTGCGGGTGGAGCAGGGGCAGGTGGACGCGGCGGCGCTGCTGGCCCGGCGGGACTTCGATCCGGCGGTGCTGGAGGACGCCGCGCCCGTGCAGCACACGCCGGGCGTGACGTCGTTCACGCTGCGCGCGGATAGGGCGCTGGACCCGTACGCGTGGCAGCGGTTCATGACGTCGCACTTCCTGGCCCGGCCGGCGGAGGTGCTGCGCGTGAAGGGCTTCCTGAGCCTGCACGGGTACCCGCAGCGGGTGCTGTTCCAGGCGGTGCGGGACCTGTTCACCGCCGACGCCTGGGACGCCGCGGACGGCCGCAGCGAGCTGGTGGTGATCGGCCGGGGTCTGGACCGCGCAGAGTTCGAGGCGGGGTTCCTGGCGTGCCGGCTGCCGGACCCGGCGGACCTCATTCCCGACTGA
- a CDS encoding PaaI family thioesterase codes for MTLHPDLNWPTPEEMARLSPQELAARFGGLSGTLGERLGVEFLSVEPARIVARMPVDGNRQPAGRLHGGASLALAEELASVGSWLNLDPLRQLAVGVDLNATHVRGVTGGWVTGEATLTYRGRSLMVWAVELRDERGRVTSMARCTCNVISTGA; via the coding sequence ATGACGTTGCACCCGGACCTGAACTGGCCCACGCCTGAGGAAATGGCGCGCCTCTCCCCGCAGGAACTCGCGGCGCGTTTCGGGGGACTGTCCGGGACGCTGGGGGAGCGGCTGGGCGTGGAGTTCCTGAGCGTGGAACCGGCCCGGATCGTGGCGCGCATGCCGGTGGACGGCAACCGACAGCCGGCCGGGCGGCTGCACGGCGGGGCGAGCCTGGCGCTGGCGGAGGAACTGGCGAGCGTGGGCAGCTGGCTGAACCTGGACCCGCTGCGGCAACTGGCGGTGGGCGTGGACCTGAACGCCACGCACGTGCGCGGCGTGACGGGCGGCTGGGTGACGGGCGAGGCGACCCTGACGTACCGGGGCCGGTCGCTGATGGTGTGGGCGGTGGAACTGCGCGACGAGCGGGGCCGGGTGACCAGCATGGCGCGCTGCACCTGCAACGTGATCAGCACCGGCGCCTGA
- a CDS encoding zinc-dependent alcohol dehydrogenase translates to MKAIVWQGTNKVGVETVPDPTLLLPTDAIVRITSTAICGSDLHLLDGFIPSMEKGDILGHEFMGEVVEVGREVTKLKVGDRVVVPFNISCGVCDHCVRGHYSACDNSNPNHRMAEALYGGTSGGGIYGYSHMYGGYAGGQAQYVRVPFADVSGFRIESDLKDEQVLFLTDIFPTGYQAALQCDIVPGRDVVAVFGAGPVGQFAIRSAYLLGAAHVIAIDRFPERLAMAEAAGAQAINYEQEDVLVALREATGGRGPDHVIDAVGMEAHGHGPGAAMDRAQQKMRLTFDRITALRWAILSCAKGGTVSLPGVYGGLVDKMPMGAAFAKGLTFRMGQTHTHKHVYPLLSRIEAGQIDPSFVITHRASLDQAPDLYKTFRDKHDGCIKVVLNPWA, encoded by the coding sequence ATGAAGGCGATCGTCTGGCAGGGAACGAACAAGGTGGGCGTGGAAACCGTCCCGGACCCCACACTGCTGCTCCCCACCGACGCCATCGTGCGCATCACGTCCACGGCCATCTGCGGGTCGGACCTGCACCTCCTGGACGGGTTTATTCCCAGCATGGAAAAGGGCGACATCCTGGGTCACGAGTTCATGGGTGAGGTCGTGGAGGTCGGCCGCGAGGTCACCAAGCTGAAGGTCGGGGACCGCGTGGTGGTGCCGTTCAACATCTCCTGCGGGGTGTGCGACCACTGCGTGCGCGGGCATTACAGCGCCTGCGACAACAGCAACCCCAACCACCGCATGGCCGAGGCGCTGTACGGCGGCACCAGCGGCGGCGGGATCTACGGGTACTCGCACATGTACGGCGGGTACGCGGGCGGGCAGGCGCAGTACGTGCGGGTGCCGTTCGCGGACGTGAGCGGTTTCCGGATCGAGTCGGACCTGAAAGACGAGCAGGTGCTGTTCCTGACGGACATCTTCCCCACCGGCTACCAGGCGGCGCTGCAGTGCGACATCGTGCCCGGCCGGGACGTGGTGGCGGTGTTCGGGGCCGGGCCGGTGGGTCAGTTCGCGATCCGCAGCGCGTACCTGCTGGGCGCCGCGCACGTGATCGCCATCGACCGGTTCCCGGAGCGGCTGGCGATGGCCGAGGCGGCGGGCGCGCAGGCCATCAACTACGAGCAGGAGGACGTGCTGGTCGCGCTGCGTGAGGCGACCGGCGGGCGCGGCCCGGACCACGTGATCGACGCGGTGGGCATGGAGGCGCACGGGCACGGGCCGGGCGCGGCGATGGACCGTGCGCAGCAGAAGATGCGCCTGACCTTCGACCGGATCACGGCGCTGCGCTGGGCGATCCTGAGCTGCGCGAAGGGCGGCACCGTGAGCCTGCCGGGCGTGTACGGCGGGCTGGTGGACAAGATGCCCATGGGCGCGGCCTTCGCCAAGGGCCTGACCTTCCGCATGGGCCAGACGCACACCCACAAGCACGTGTACCCGCTGCTGTCGCGGATCGAGGCGGGCCAGATCGACCCGAGTTTCGTGATCACGCACCGCGCGTCCCTGGACCAGGCGCCGGACCTGTACAAGACCTTCCGGGACAAGCACGACGGCTGCATCAAGGTCGTGCTGAACCCCTGGGCATGA
- a CDS encoding Lrp/AsnC family transcriptional regulator — MVTAIVMVQAERQQIPETADALAGVPAVREVYSVTGEWDIVAIIKLANYDELDDVVTGHLRKIPGITRTQTMLAFRAYNEGLLDQGFGVGLDESQPQ; from the coding sequence ATGGTGACCGCGATCGTGATGGTGCAGGCTGAGCGTCAGCAGATTCCCGAGACGGCGGACGCGCTGGCGGGCGTGCCGGCCGTGCGTGAGGTGTACAGCGTGACCGGCGAGTGGGACATCGTCGCGATCATCAAGCTCGCCAATTACGACGAGCTGGATGACGTGGTGACCGGGCACCTGCGCAAGATTCCGGGCATCACGCGCACGCAGACCATGCTGGCGTTCCGGGCGTACAACGAGGGCCTGCTGGACCAGGGGTTCGGGGTGGGTCTGGATGAAAGCCAGCCGCAGTGA
- a CDS encoding phytoene desaturase family protein encodes MPDYDVLVVGAGHNALVTAAYAAQAGLRVGVFERRHLPGGAVSTEELVPGYRFDYGGSAHILIRMTPVERELELTRYGLQYLELDPMFHCSDGETPWFIWRDAERTAAELDALFPGQGEAYRRFLKEWTPFAESVVDLFNATPGPLEMGRMAMRSGQGRDALRQLTRILRPYGDVAAEHFSDEHVRAPLVWMAAQSGPPPTEAISAPFLLWHPLYHKGGVARPKGGSGTLTKVLARVVTAHGGEVHLNAPVRDIVVRGGRACGVRLEDGQEVTARVVVSGTHVLTTARALPDEYVPPAAREVRVGNGFGMILRLALDRPVQYRHHREPESRVGLGLLIRNERQLMRSYGQYLGGEPASDPPLVAMSFSAVDDSLAPPGGEVLWLWAQYYPYQLARGSWETRAAEARESILTAFEHYAPGTRDSIVGELVQTPLWLERELGLHRGNVMHLEMTTDQMFALRPWLGAGNYRWPGVQGLYLTGASTHPGGGIMGASGRNAARVLLRDLTRRGGR; translated from the coding sequence ATGCCGGATTACGACGTGCTGGTGGTGGGTGCGGGCCACAACGCCCTGGTCACGGCGGCCTACGCCGCGCAGGCGGGCCTGAGGGTGGGCGTGTTCGAGCGCCGCCACCTGCCGGGCGGGGCGGTCAGCACCGAGGAACTGGTGCCCGGGTACCGCTTCGATTACGGCGGCAGCGCGCACATCCTGATCCGCATGACGCCGGTGGAGCGCGAACTGGAACTCACCCGCTACGGGCTGCAGTACCTGGAACTGGACCCCATGTTTCACTGTTCGGACGGGGAGACGCCGTGGTTCATCTGGCGGGACGCCGAGCGCACCGCCGCGGAACTGGACGCCCTGTTTCCCGGGCAGGGGGAGGCGTACCGGCGCTTCCTGAAGGAGTGGACGCCGTTCGCGGAGAGCGTGGTGGACCTGTTCAACGCCACGCCCGGGCCGCTGGAGATGGGCCGCATGGCGATGAGGTCCGGGCAGGGCCGGGACGCGCTGCGGCAGCTGACGCGCATCCTGCGGCCGTACGGGGACGTGGCGGCTGAGCACTTCAGTGACGAGCACGTGCGGGCGCCGCTGGTGTGGATGGCGGCGCAGAGCGGGCCCCCACCCACCGAGGCGATCAGCGCGCCCTTCCTGCTGTGGCACCCGCTGTACCACAAGGGCGGCGTGGCCCGGCCCAAAGGCGGCAGCGGCACCCTGACGAAGGTGCTGGCGCGCGTGGTCACCGCGCACGGCGGTGAGGTGCACCTGAACGCCCCGGTGCGGGACATCGTGGTGCGGGGCGGGCGGGCCTGCGGCGTGCGGCTGGAGGACGGACAGGAGGTCACGGCGCGGGTGGTGGTGTCGGGCACGCACGTCCTGACGACCGCCCGCGCCCTGCCGGACGAGTACGTGCCGCCCGCCGCACGGGAGGTGCGGGTGGGCAACGGCTTCGGGATGATCCTGCGCCTCGCGCTGGACCGGCCCGTGCAGTACCGGCACCACCGCGAACCGGAGAGCCGCGTGGGCCTGGGCCTGCTGATCCGGAACGAGCGGCAATTGATGCGCAGTTACGGGCAGTACCTGGGCGGCGAACCGGCCAGTGACCCGCCGCTGGTCGCCATGAGTTTCAGCGCCGTGGACGACTCGCTGGCCCCGCCCGGCGGGGAGGTGCTGTGGCTGTGGGCGCAGTACTACCCGTACCAGCTCGCCCGTGGCAGCTGGGAGACGCGCGCCGCGGAGGCGAGGGAGAGCATCCTGACTGCCTTCGAGCATTACGCGCCCGGCACGCGGGACAGCATCGTGGGGGAACTGGTGCAGACGCCGCTGTGGCTGGAGAGAGAGTTGGGCCTGCACCGCGGGAACGTCATGCACCTGGAGATGACCACCGACCAGATGTTCGCGCTGCGGCCCTGGCTGGGTGCCGGCAACTACCGCTGGCCGGGCGTGCAGGGCCTGTACCTCACGGGGGCCAGCACGCACCCGGGCGGCGGGATCATGGGCGCCTCCGGCCGCAACGCCGCGCGGGTGCTGCTGCGGGACCTGACCCGCCGGGGCGGCCGATGA
- a CDS encoding SRPBCC family protein codes for MSAPAATPDMVLSERSLFGLLGGTLLALGLRSRSTLGTLLLGGAGAGLGYLAWKGSNPVAPALKIEVGADPGEIVVREAVTIARPVSGLYEYWRTLENLPRLMSHLESVEVLDGNRSKWTAKAPLGQHVSWEAERTAEEPDRRIAWQSLPGSMIENSGEVLFREAPGARGTEIAVRLSYRPPLGTTGAVIARAFGQEPAQQLRDDLMRFKREQELGFNPTTNGQTSGRPDAGKAMKDEGPKAGQDQQGAEHGAQGNAPQGGTA; via the coding sequence ATGTCGGCCCCCGCGGCCACCCCCGACATGGTGCTGTCCGAACGCTCGCTGTTCGGGCTGCTGGGCGGCACGCTGTTGGCCCTAGGCCTCAGGAGCCGCTCGACGCTGGGCACTCTGCTGCTGGGCGGCGCGGGCGCCGGCCTGGGGTACCTGGCCTGGAAGGGCAGCAACCCCGTCGCGCCGGCCCTGAAGATCGAGGTGGGCGCCGACCCGGGCGAGATCGTGGTGCGGGAGGCCGTGACCATCGCCCGGCCGGTCTCGGGTCTGTACGAGTACTGGCGCACATTGGAGAATCTGCCGCGCCTGATGTCGCACCTGGAGAGCGTGGAGGTGCTGGACGGCAACCGCTCGAAGTGGACGGCGAAGGCCCCGCTGGGGCAGCACGTGAGCTGGGAGGCCGAGCGCACCGCGGAGGAGCCGGACCGGCGGATCGCTTGGCAGTCGCTGCCGGGGTCCATGATCGAGAACAGCGGTGAGGTGCTGTTCCGCGAGGCGCCTGGCGCGCGCGGCACGGAGATCGCGGTGCGCCTGTCGTACCGGCCGCCGCTGGGCACGACCGGCGCGGTGATTGCCCGGGCGTTCGGGCAGGAGCCGGCGCAGCAGCTGCGGGACGACCTGATGCGCTTCAAGCGGGAGCAGGAGCTGGGCTTCAACCCCACCACGAACGGGCAGACGAGCGGCCGCCCGGACGCCGGGAAGGCCATGAAGGACGAGGGCCCCAAGGCCGGACAGGACCAGCAGGGCGCCGAGCACGGCGCACAGGGCAACGCGCCCCAGGGAGGCACGGCATGA